One region of Nitrospira sp. genomic DNA includes:
- a CDS encoding CbiX/SirB N-terminal domain-containing protein, whose amino-acid sequence MATVRQGVILVGHGGIPRGCPQDLVTKLKRLEGQRRAAKQPASAEELELDAKIRQWPRNAETDPYQAGLEAVAAQLRANLGDVLFAVAYNEFCAPTLEESVEQLVKQGATHITVATTMFTPGGSHSEVEIPEILEHLRPQYPGVELRYAWPFDLSLVAGTLAEQVRRFS is encoded by the coding sequence ATGGCAACAGTGCGACAGGGTGTGATTCTCGTCGGGCATGGCGGTATCCCAAGAGGATGCCCGCAGGATTTGGTGACGAAATTGAAACGGCTGGAGGGGCAGCGGCGCGCGGCGAAACAACCGGCTTCGGCCGAGGAACTGGAATTGGATGCCAAAATCCGCCAGTGGCCGAGGAACGCCGAGACGGATCCGTATCAGGCCGGGCTGGAAGCGGTGGCGGCGCAATTGCGCGCCAACCTGGGCGATGTGTTGTTCGCCGTGGCCTATAACGAATTTTGCGCACCCACACTGGAAGAGTCGGTCGAGCAACTCGTCAAGCAGGGAGCAACTCACATTACGGTGGCGACGACGATGTTCACGCCGGGCGGTTCGCATTCGGAAGTCGAGATTCCTGAAATCCTCGAGCATCTTCGACCGCAGTATCCCGGGGTCGAGTTGCGTTATGCCTGGCCGTTTGATTTGAGCCTGGTTGCCGGGACGCTGGCCGAGCAGGTGCGGCGATTCTCCTGA
- a CDS encoding DUF523 and DUF1722 domain-containing protein: MMTPPLRLGISRCLLGEEVRFDGGHKRDVFLTEVLGRYVEWVPVCPEVEAGLGTPREAMRLIGNPQQPRLVAIRSGRDHTLALETMAGKRLGDLEELDLSGFVFKKDSPSCGVERVRTYNEHGMPGRKGVGLFARAFLDRFPLIPVEEEGRLCDPLLRENFIERVFCYRRWQDLMQRGVTRQALVRFHTIHKYLLLAHSAPHYRQLGRLVAQVNEYRPKDLAIRYGELFMQALAAKATVRKHVNVLQHILGHFKERLDGQEKAELLGVIGDYHQGLTPLIVPLTLIKHYVRLFDVEYIRDQVYLNPHPKELMLRNHV, encoded by the coding sequence ATGATGACCCCCCCGCTTCGCCTGGGCATCAGCCGGTGCTTGCTCGGGGAAGAGGTCCGTTTCGATGGAGGCCACAAACGGGACGTGTTTCTGACCGAAGTGCTGGGTCGGTACGTTGAGTGGGTGCCGGTCTGTCCGGAAGTGGAAGCCGGGCTCGGTACCCCGCGTGAAGCGATGCGACTCATCGGCAATCCCCAACAGCCTCGGCTGGTCGCCATCAGGAGCGGGCGAGACCACACGCTGGCGTTGGAGACGATGGCCGGGAAGCGTCTGGGTGATCTTGAGGAGCTGGACCTGTCCGGGTTTGTGTTCAAGAAAGACTCGCCGAGTTGCGGGGTGGAGCGTGTTCGTACCTACAACGAGCATGGCATGCCGGGCAGAAAGGGTGTGGGGTTGTTTGCGCGCGCCTTTCTCGATCGGTTTCCGCTCATTCCGGTGGAGGAGGAGGGGCGGCTCTGCGATCCGCTCCTGCGGGAAAACTTCATCGAGCGGGTGTTCTGTTACCGTCGTTGGCAGGATCTGATGCAGCGCGGCGTCACGAGGCAGGCGCTGGTGCGGTTTCATACGATCCACAAATATCTGCTCCTGGCACATAGCGCCCCGCACTATCGTCAGCTCGGGCGATTGGTTGCGCAGGTGAACGAGTATCGTCCGAAGGACCTGGCCATCCGGTACGGCGAACTGTTTATGCAGGCCCTCGCGGCGAAGGCGACGGTGCGAAAACATGTGAATGTGCTCCAGCACATCCTGGGCCATTTCAAAGAACGGCTGGATGGGCAGGAAAAGGCCGAGCTGTTGGGGGTCATCGGGGACTACCACCAGGGACTCACGCCGCTGATTGTTCCGCTGACATTGATCAAACACTACGTCCGGCTCTTCGATGTCGAATACATTCGCGACCAGGTGTATCTGAATCCGCATCCGAAGGAGTTGATGCTCCGCAATCATGTGTAA
- a CDS encoding FAD-dependent oxidoreductase — MKLAIVGTGIAGMTAAHVLHRDHDLTVFEAGAYIGGHTNTVDVDLQGTTYAIDTGFIVFNDWTYPNFMALLDRLGVASQPSDMSFSVRCEETGLEYNGTTLNSLFAQRRNLLRPSFYRMIRDILRFNRESLELLDEPGPGPSLGAYLEQNRYSPAFIRQYIVPMAGAIWSAGRATMQEFPARYLVQFFKNHGMLSVDARPTWRVVTGGSRQYVERLVRPFRDRIRLQSPVESVTRYADRVEVRGCDPRGIHRTESFDGVLLACHSDQALALLADPSPLEKEILGAIRYQPNEAVLHIDRSLLPRRRLAWAAWNYHLVPNPPDHALVTYHMNRLQGLSAPYDFCVTLNHSAAIHPATILQRITYHHPVFSPEAIAAQQRHGEINGRRRTWYCGAYWGFGFHEDGVKSAMTACQALTAGHA, encoded by the coding sequence ATGAAGCTTGCCATTGTCGGCACGGGCATTGCGGGAATGACGGCGGCGCATGTGCTGCACCGGGATCATGACCTCACCGTCTTCGAGGCCGGTGCGTACATCGGGGGCCATACCAACACGGTCGATGTGGACCTGCAGGGGACGACCTATGCAATCGATACCGGGTTTATCGTATTCAACGACTGGACCTACCCGAATTTTATGGCGCTGCTGGATCGCCTGGGTGTGGCCTCGCAGCCGAGCGACATGAGCTTCAGTGTGCGGTGTGAGGAGACCGGGTTGGAGTACAACGGCACTACGTTGAACAGCCTCTTCGCCCAGCGGCGCAATCTGCTGCGGCCCTCGTTCTATCGCATGATCCGGGATATTCTCCGCTTCAATCGGGAGTCGCTGGAATTACTGGATGAACCGGGCCCCGGCCCTTCGTTGGGCGCGTATCTGGAGCAGAACCGTTACTCGCCGGCGTTTATTCGTCAGTACATCGTTCCCATGGCGGGGGCTATCTGGTCGGCCGGCCGCGCCACAATGCAGGAGTTTCCGGCGCGGTACCTCGTTCAGTTTTTCAAGAACCACGGCATGTTGTCGGTCGATGCGCGTCCGACCTGGAGGGTGGTGACCGGCGGCTCACGGCAATATGTCGAGCGCCTGGTGCGGCCTTTCCGTGACCGCATCCGGCTTCAGTCTCCGGTGGAGTCGGTCACCCGTTACGCGGACCGTGTCGAGGTGCGGGGATGCGACCCTCGCGGGATCCACCGGACCGAGTCATTCGACGGAGTCCTTCTTGCCTGCCATAGCGACCAGGCGTTGGCGCTGTTAGCGGACCCGTCTCCCCTGGAGAAGGAGATTCTCGGGGCGATCCGTTATCAACCGAATGAAGCAGTGTTGCACATAGACCGATCGCTCCTTCCGAGACGCCGCCTGGCCTGGGCGGCCTGGAACTATCATCTGGTGCCGAACCCGCCGGACCATGCCTTGGTGACCTATCACATGAATCGACTTCAGGGGCTGAGCGCGCCGTACGATTTCTGTGTGACGTTGAATCACAGCGCGGCGATCCATCCGGCGACGATTCTCCAGCGCATCACGTATCACCATCCGGTCTTTTCCCCCGAAGCGATCGCCGCGCAGCAACGGCACGGGGAGATCAACGGACGTCGGCGGACGTGGTATTGCGGGGCCTATTGGGGCTTCGGTTTCCATGAAGACGGCGTGAAGAGCGCCATGACGGCCTGTCAGGCGCTCACGGCGGGGCATGCATGA
- a CDS encoding SUMF1/EgtB/PvdO family nonheme iron enzyme, translating into MSLFVTATCAVALTPVLAAPTLKELDPVPMVTVPGGPFLMGSENPKGRADEWPQRSVHVDTFAIDQVEVTNERYMAFVAATGHRSPPNPYGTGVLVSAKGIEQLPVVQVTWYDAKAYCAWAKKRLPTEAEWEKAARGTDGRMFPWGNETPSPTRANFDREWVDDKTLYAVGSLSGGDSPYGIKDMSGNAREWVQDWYAPDYYANAPDRNPQGPDKGIVRVIRGGSWHSPQSDITATARGRGGFALQTHGTGFRCVRGGETAK; encoded by the coding sequence ATGAGCCTGTTCGTGACGGCAACCTGTGCGGTCGCCCTGACACCTGTGCTCGCGGCGCCGACTCTCAAGGAGCTGGATCCGGTTCCGATGGTCACCGTGCCGGGCGGACCGTTTTTGATGGGCAGTGAGAATCCCAAGGGGCGGGCCGACGAGTGGCCGCAACGGTCGGTTCATGTCGATACGTTCGCCATCGATCAGGTGGAAGTGACCAATGAGCGCTACATGGCGTTTGTCGCCGCCACCGGTCATCGCAGCCCGCCGAATCCCTATGGCACCGGGGTCTTGGTCTCGGCCAAAGGGATCGAGCAGCTGCCGGTTGTGCAGGTGACGTGGTACGACGCCAAAGCCTATTGCGCGTGGGCCAAGAAGCGGCTGCCCACCGAAGCGGAGTGGGAGAAGGCCGCACGCGGCACCGATGGCCGGATGTTCCCGTGGGGGAACGAAACCCCGAGTCCGACCCGGGCGAACTTCGACCGGGAGTGGGTCGACGACAAGACATTGTATGCCGTCGGTTCGCTGTCCGGAGGGGATTCTCCATACGGCATCAAGGATATGTCCGGCAACGCACGGGAATGGGTGCAGGATTGGTACGCCCCCGACTATTACGCGAATGCTCCAGATAGGAACCCGCAAGGCCCCGACAAGGGGATCGTCCGGGTGATTCGTGGAGGGTCGTGGCACAGTCCCCAGTCGGATATTACCGCCACGGCACGGGGACGAGGAGGATTCGCGCTGCAGACGCATGGCACCGGATTCCGGTGTGTCCGGGGTGGAGAGACAGCGAAATGA
- a CDS encoding chalcone isomerase family protein, translating into MSEWLVVIGLAVSGLVSSPVIGGAFEIEGVTFADTFQAGPLPMPLQGVGVAKFLRTITVYVGALYLAPGTKPERVLDDVPKRLELSYFRAIQAGDFGRAAMKVLADNVSPATITRLKPRIEQLHRLYQDVKPGDRYGLTYLPGVGTELALNGERKGIVEGADFAAAYFAIWLGPDPINEALKEGLMHRREGG; encoded by the coding sequence ATGTCAGAGTGGCTCGTCGTCATCGGGCTGGCGGTTTCGGGACTCGTGTCCTCGCCCGTTATCGGCGGAGCGTTTGAAATCGAAGGCGTGACGTTTGCCGATACGTTCCAGGCCGGTCCCCTGCCGATGCCGCTTCAGGGGGTGGGGGTAGCGAAGTTTCTGCGTACGATCACGGTGTATGTCGGGGCACTGTATCTCGCCCCGGGGACGAAACCTGAGCGCGTGTTGGATGATGTGCCGAAGCGTCTGGAGTTGTCCTACTTCAGAGCCATCCAGGCCGGTGACTTCGGGCGGGCGGCGATGAAGGTGCTGGCCGACAATGTGTCGCCGGCCACGATCACGCGCCTGAAGCCTCGCATCGAGCAGCTCCATCGGCTCTATCAGGACGTGAAGCCGGGGGACCGGTACGGGCTGACCTATCTCCCCGGAGTCGGAACCGAACTCGCCTTGAACGGCGAGCGGAAGGGCATTGTGGAGGGGGCCGACTTCGCCGCCGCGTATTTCGCCATCTGGCTCGGCCCTGATCCGATCAATGAAGCGTTGAAAGAGGGGCTCATGCACCGGCGGGAGGGGGGCTAA
- a CDS encoding SDR family NAD(P)-dependent oxidoreductase translates to MSRTSLNARRVWVTGASTGIGRAVTLELVRRGATVFASARNESALNELVRECGDDRVTALPFDVTDRAANQRAVNDMHRRAGGLDIAVLNAGTCEYVDVAAFDSALFERTIRTNFLSMVYGIEAALPLLRQSPAPQLVGMSSTVAYRGLPRSEAYGASKAAIKNLFESLQVDLAPEGISVSVVCPGFVRTPLTDRNDFPMPFRIEAEDAARRIVDGIEARKPEIHFPRRFSLLFKCLALIPSRWYIGLCARMVKQP, encoded by the coding sequence ATGAGCCGAACCAGCCTCAATGCGCGACGGGTGTGGGTGACCGGCGCCTCGACCGGTATCGGCCGGGCGGTCACGCTGGAACTCGTTCGTCGTGGGGCCACCGTCTTTGCCTCGGCGCGGAACGAATCGGCGCTCAACGAGCTCGTCCGTGAATGCGGAGACGATCGTGTCACGGCGCTTCCGTTCGATGTGACCGACCGGGCCGCCAATCAGCGCGCGGTGAACGACATGCATCGCCGTGCAGGGGGCTTGGACATTGCCGTTCTCAACGCCGGCACCTGTGAGTACGTGGATGTGGCGGCATTCGACAGTGCGCTGTTCGAGCGGACGATCCGCACCAACTTCCTGAGCATGGTCTATGGGATTGAAGCGGCGCTCCCGCTGTTGCGGCAGTCACCGGCACCGCAGCTCGTGGGGATGAGCAGTACGGTGGCCTATCGCGGGTTGCCTCGCTCCGAAGCCTACGGGGCGTCGAAGGCGGCGATCAAGAACCTCTTCGAATCGCTGCAGGTCGATCTCGCGCCCGAAGGCATCAGCGTGTCGGTCGTGTGTCCGGGGTTCGTACGGACACCCTTGACCGACCGGAACGATTTCCCGATGCCGTTCAGGATCGAAGCCGAGGACGCGGCCCGACGCATCGTTGACGGGATCGAGGCCCGGAAGCCGGAGATTCATTTCCCGCGGCGATTCAGCCTGCTCTTCAAGTGCCTGGCCCTGATCCCGAGCCGCTGGTACATCGGCCTCTGCGCCAGGATGGTGAAGCAGCCATGA
- a CDS encoding DUF4149 domain-containing protein: MSAFLDPVMQYLQALAVAVLVGKVVLLSFVVAPILAKNLDQEAFGKVVRRLFPAYYVLGMGAAAAGLLSVTVLGSTRGWNLPVLIAGGIWLVILAAESYCRSPLTPQSNAMRDRLKEQEQHGVVDATLKQAWDRLHQRSLYLNSLVLLAGLCLVGVARQF, from the coding sequence ATGTCTGCCTTCCTCGACCCGGTGATGCAGTACCTGCAGGCCCTGGCTGTCGCGGTCTTGGTCGGCAAGGTCGTGCTGCTCTCGTTTGTGGTGGCGCCGATTCTGGCCAAGAACCTGGACCAGGAAGCGTTTGGGAAAGTCGTCCGCCGGCTTTTTCCTGCCTACTATGTGCTGGGCATGGGAGCCGCTGCGGCCGGGCTGTTGTCGGTCACCGTGCTCGGGAGCACACGTGGGTGGAATTTGCCGGTGCTGATCGCAGGCGGCATCTGGCTGGTGATTCTCGCGGCCGAATCCTATTGCCGGTCGCCTCTCACTCCGCAGAGCAATGCGATGCGAGATCGACTGAAAGAACAGGAACAGCACGGGGTCGTTGATGCGACGTTGAAGCAGGCCTGGGATCGATTGCATCAACGGTCTTTATATCTGAACTCGCTGGTGTTGCTGGCAGGCTTGTGTTTGGTAGGCGTTGCGCGTCAATTCTGA
- a CDS encoding nuclear transport factor 2 family protein, which translates to MQPVVERFKQIYSGLTVRSLGLLNELYSDDVEFQDPFRRIAGLPALRHYLAALYAQVEACSFRFEDDVRQGNCAVLTWTMQLNHPRLNAGAVVTVPGSTLIRFRDKVFYHRDYFDAGAMVYEQLPLIGMLIRTIKDRV; encoded by the coding sequence GTGCAACCGGTTGTCGAACGATTCAAGCAGATCTACAGCGGACTGACGGTTCGCTCGTTGGGACTGCTGAACGAGTTGTACAGCGACGACGTCGAATTTCAGGACCCTTTTCGCCGGATCGCCGGACTCCCCGCCCTGCGCCACTATCTGGCTGCGCTCTACGCGCAGGTGGAGGCCTGTTCATTCCGGTTCGAGGACGATGTCCGGCAAGGCAATTGCGCCGTATTGACCTGGACCATGCAGCTGAATCACCCGAGGCTGAATGCCGGCGCGGTGGTGACGGTGCCCGGTTCGACGCTCATTCGTTTTCGAGACAAGGTGTTCTACCACCGCGATTACTTCGATGCCGGTGCGATGGTGTACGAGCAGCTTCCACTGATCGGCATGCTCATCCGGACGATCAAAGACCGAGTGTGA
- a CDS encoding PDZ domain-containing protein, whose translation MKKQNNTSVYLVVGFLSVCLSHSPAATGTALASDGHDKAGAPAPTFSLEAAIPDGVIGVSLHVGAERVGETAVLYVAQVLPDGPAEKAGLKQGDELTTVDGVAVTGKTYEQVALLVRGEPGSVVKLGVKSEGGPREVSVTRVSGQTLYKGQMGSHGGSGR comes from the coding sequence ATGAAAAAGCAGAACAATACCTCCGTCTACTTGGTCGTAGGATTCTTGAGCGTCTGCCTGAGCCACTCGCCTGCCGCAACCGGCACAGCTCTGGCGAGCGATGGACATGACAAGGCAGGGGCGCCGGCACCCACATTCAGTTTGGAAGCGGCGATTCCGGATGGCGTGATCGGAGTGTCGCTGCACGTGGGGGCGGAGCGTGTGGGTGAGACGGCGGTGCTCTATGTGGCGCAGGTGCTGCCTGATGGACCGGCGGAGAAAGCCGGACTCAAGCAGGGGGATGAGCTGACGACCGTAGACGGTGTGGCCGTGACCGGGAAGACCTACGAGCAAGTGGCCCTCCTCGTTCGGGGCGAGCCCGGGTCGGTGGTGAAGTTGGGGGTGAAAAGCGAGGGCGGTCCGCGCGAGGTCTCCGTGACTCGTGTCTCGGGCCAGACTCTGTACAAAGGACAAATGGGATCACACGGCGGCTCGGGCCGATAG
- a CDS encoding TIGR01777 family protein: MKIIVAGGTGFIGHALVEELARQGHEVVVLSRRSGHASQSSVRFVEWDARSDGPWHAEVATADVVINLAGAPIADGRWTDARKRLLVESRVLSTRLLVDASAGRSAPLPLLISASGIGYYGPSDDRLLDEASPLGQGFLAELSAAWEAEALRAGRLGTRVVLLRTGMVLEQGGGALPKMLLPFQLFVGGPVLPGTQWVSWIHRADLLSLIQWAIATPTVSGPVNAVAPEAVTMKTFCATVGKVLHRPSWLPVPGFALHLALGEVGTLMTTGQRVDPAKARAGGYTFRYPTLERALRAIVNKEDQACLPSSTR; this comes from the coding sequence ATGAAGATCATCGTCGCCGGAGGAACGGGATTCATCGGCCATGCGTTGGTCGAAGAGCTGGCCCGACAGGGTCATGAGGTGGTGGTCTTGAGCCGCCGGTCCGGTCATGCGTCCCAGTCGTCGGTCCGGTTCGTGGAATGGGACGCTCGTTCTGACGGACCCTGGCACGCTGAAGTGGCGACGGCAGATGTCGTCATCAATCTGGCCGGTGCGCCGATCGCCGACGGGCGATGGACTGATGCCCGCAAGCGGCTCCTGGTGGAGAGCCGGGTCCTGTCGACCAGACTGCTGGTGGACGCATCGGCCGGCCGGTCTGCGCCCCTTCCTCTGTTGATCAGCGCATCGGGGATCGGTTACTACGGCCCGAGCGACGATCGGCTTCTGGATGAGGCGTCGCCGCTCGGTCAGGGTTTTCTGGCCGAGCTGTCTGCCGCCTGGGAAGCGGAGGCCTTGCGTGCCGGTCGGCTCGGGACGCGTGTCGTACTATTGAGAACCGGGATGGTGCTCGAACAGGGCGGTGGCGCGTTGCCGAAGATGTTATTGCCGTTTCAGCTCTTTGTCGGAGGGCCGGTGTTGCCGGGCACGCAATGGGTGTCATGGATTCACCGGGCGGATCTCTTGAGCCTGATTCAATGGGCCATCGCCACGCCGACCGTCTCCGGCCCTGTGAACGCAGTGGCGCCTGAGGCGGTCACGATGAAGACGTTCTGTGCCACGGTCGGCAAGGTGCTCCATCGTCCCTCGTGGCTTCCGGTTCCCGGCTTCGCGTTGCATCTGGCGTTGGGTGAGGTAGGGACGTTGATGACCACCGGGCAACGTGTCGATCCGGCGAAGGCGAGAGCCGGGGGATATACCTTCCGTTATCCGACGTTGGAGCGGGCCTTGCGGGCGATCGTGAACAAGGAGGATCAGGCATGTCTGCCTTCCTCGACCCGGTGA
- a CDS encoding deoxyribodipyrimidine photo-lyase gives MKGLVWFRRDLRLRDNPALSAACQECQEIVPLFVFDEPLLRSHAFGSACVGFMLGCLEELRRSLALHGVSLAWRMGDPVESVMQAASDFKVDVVYWNRDYEPAALERDRTVQQRLAQQGRTVRTFKDHVVFEAEEVRGLSGDPFQRYSAYRDRWWTKWRAAAPPLLGIPSFPSAGKASTPDSRKWPSVTDLGYESVPMWIEPGEQAAHTRLQWFLGGPVHQYVTGRNLPASDGTSKLSPHLRFGTVSARTLVHAALNALAKGGAVSRADVFTWIDELVWREFFQQVLTAFPHVAQGPFKAKPGLPEPRPAGPERERLFAAWSQGLTGYPIVDAGMRQLNQTGWMHNRVRMVVASFLVKDLRIDWQSGERYFMERLVDGDLAANNGNWQWCASTGTDAMQGYRIFNPRIQSEKFDAEGEYLRRYVPELKHVPTKWIHEPHLMPPLEQVQAGCRIGSDYPEPIVDHRQARQEYLDLGKAQVKA, from the coding sequence ATGAAAGGTCTGGTCTGGTTTCGTCGAGATCTCCGGCTCCGTGACAACCCCGCCCTGTCGGCGGCCTGTCAGGAATGTCAGGAGATTGTGCCGCTGTTCGTGTTCGATGAACCGCTGCTGCGTTCGCACGCGTTCGGCTCAGCCTGCGTCGGGTTCATGCTGGGGTGTCTGGAGGAGTTGCGCCGGTCCCTGGCCCTGCACGGCGTGTCCCTCGCCTGGCGGATGGGCGATCCGGTTGAATCGGTCATGCAGGCGGCGTCCGACTTCAAGGTCGATGTCGTGTATTGGAACCGGGACTATGAACCGGCGGCGCTGGAGCGGGATCGCACGGTTCAGCAGCGGTTGGCGCAGCAGGGCCGGACGGTCAGGACATTCAAGGACCATGTCGTGTTCGAAGCGGAGGAAGTGCGCGGGCTGAGCGGAGATCCGTTTCAGCGCTACAGCGCGTATCGCGACCGCTGGTGGACGAAATGGCGGGCTGCTGCTCCGCCTCTGCTGGGCATCCCTTCGTTTCCGTCGGCCGGCAAGGCCTCTACTCCGGATTCGCGGAAATGGCCTTCGGTGACGGATCTCGGATATGAGTCGGTGCCGATGTGGATCGAGCCGGGTGAACAGGCGGCCCATACCAGACTGCAGTGGTTCTTGGGGGGGCCGGTTCATCAGTATGTGACCGGCAGAAATCTTCCGGCGAGCGACGGCACCTCGAAGTTGTCACCCCATCTGCGCTTCGGAACGGTCTCCGCGCGTACGTTGGTGCATGCGGCGCTGAATGCGCTTGCCAAAGGCGGTGCGGTCTCGCGGGCGGATGTCTTCACCTGGATCGATGAACTGGTCTGGCGGGAATTTTTTCAGCAAGTCCTCACGGCGTTTCCCCACGTGGCGCAGGGGCCGTTCAAAGCGAAACCGGGTCTTCCCGAGCCCAGACCCGCGGGGCCTGAGCGCGAGCGGTTGTTTGCCGCCTGGTCTCAGGGCCTCACGGGCTACCCGATTGTGGATGCCGGCATGCGGCAATTGAACCAGACGGGATGGATGCACAATCGCGTGCGGATGGTGGTCGCCTCGTTTCTGGTGAAGGACCTCCGGATCGATTGGCAGAGCGGAGAGCGTTATTTCATGGAACGGCTCGTCGACGGAGACCTGGCCGCCAACAACGGCAACTGGCAATGGTGCGCTTCGACGGGGACGGATGCCATGCAGGGCTACAGGATCTTTAATCCGAGAATCCAAAGCGAAAAGTTCGACGCCGAGGGGGAATATCTTCGCCGCTACGTCCCGGAACTCAAGCATGTGCCGACGAAATGGATTCATGAGCCGCATCTCATGCCGCCGTTGGAACAGGTGCAGGCCGGATGCCGCATCGGGTCGGATTATCCGGAGCCGATCGTGGACCATCGACAAGCGCGCCAGGAATATCTGGATCTCGGAAAGGCGCAGGTGAAGGCATGA
- a CDS encoding SUMF1/EgtB/PvdO family nonheme iron enzyme — translation MKTMGNVVRAGLIMTVAVMAATAQAEDSIIPADMVYVGQGPSIMGLDKAPPADSGRRLTLYDKRMKTPLSAEAFNDEGPAHMVFLDSYLIDKYEVSNKDYGAFIKATGHPAPAYWDDPRLNKPQQPVVGVNWIDAKTYCEYRGKRLPTEAEWEKAARGPHGNLYPWGNDFDSNKANYDRHHDATLPVDSHPEGASYYGVYNMAGNVFEWVGDWYDPKYYGRLETMVNPTGPEKPLWIGGTGTYVDRLTVGEKRVIRGGSWIAPEGTIRSTHRFWNHPLNNSYGVGLGFRCAKAAPADWEQRIRDSYITALVEMGRERFSEAQQAVSRGLAMDPANIELLELRPLIEQSMKQR, via the coding sequence ATGAAGACAATGGGGAACGTAGTCAGGGCAGGACTGATCATGACCGTCGCCGTCATGGCCGCGACGGCGCAGGCGGAGGATTCCATCATTCCCGCGGATATGGTCTACGTGGGACAAGGACCGTCGATCATGGGATTAGACAAGGCTCCACCGGCGGATTCCGGTCGCCGGCTGACGCTGTACGACAAACGAATGAAGACGCCTTTGTCTGCCGAAGCGTTCAACGATGAGGGGCCGGCGCATATGGTGTTCCTGGATTCCTATCTGATCGACAAGTACGAGGTGTCGAACAAGGACTATGGCGCCTTCATCAAGGCGACCGGTCATCCGGCGCCGGCCTACTGGGACGATCCGCGCTTGAATAAGCCTCAGCAGCCGGTGGTGGGCGTCAACTGGATCGACGCCAAAACCTACTGCGAGTATCGCGGGAAGCGGTTGCCCACCGAAGCCGAATGGGAAAAGGCGGCCCGCGGCCCGCACGGCAACCTCTATCCCTGGGGCAACGACTTCGATTCCAACAAGGCCAATTATGACAGGCATCATGATGCGACCTTGCCGGTGGATTCTCATCCGGAGGGCGCCAGCTACTACGGCGTGTACAACATGGCGGGCAATGTCTTCGAATGGGTCGGCGACTGGTATGACCCGAAATACTACGGGCGACTCGAAACCATGGTGAACCCCACCGGTCCGGAAAAACCCTTGTGGATCGGTGGAACGGGAACCTACGTAGACCGCTTGACCGTCGGCGAGAAGCGCGTCATCCGCGGCGGCTCGTGGATCGCACCGGAAGGCACGATTCGCTCGACGCACCGGTTCTGGAATCATCCGCTCAATAACAGTTACGGCGTCGGCCTCGGTTTCCGGTGCGCCAAAGCGGCTCCGGCTGACTGGGAGCAGCGCATCAGGGACAGCTACATCACCGCGCTGGTGGAAATGGGGCGGGAACGCTTCAGCGAGGCCCAGCAGGCAGTCAGCCGGGGTTTGGCCATGGATCCGGCGAACATTGAATTGTTGGAGCTGCGACCTCTCATCGAACAGTCGATGAAGCAGCGATGA